One genomic segment of Heterodontus francisci isolate sHetFra1 chromosome 25, sHetFra1.hap1, whole genome shotgun sequence includes these proteins:
- the LOC137383753 gene encoding probable G-protein coupled receptor 139 yields the protein MHQPINSIQKIYFIILAVIGAPVNLVAIVILSRGKCGLSTCTTRYLVAMAMADLLLIITDVILWRLSYYYFPDSFLTITPVCSVIIALRYEAADCSVWFTVTFSFDRFVAICCQKLKTKYCTEKTAAVILATTCILFCLQNVAYYFTNEPGEIINNVPWGCYMKPSYYTDPGWMGFDWFDVSLTPVLPFALILLLNALTVRHILVASRVRKGLMGQSKGENRSDPEMESRRKSVILLFTISGNFILLWLMYVIYFFSCNVAGKDLEDYTDPFYNFGQVGWMLQVLSCCTNTFIYGAMQSKFREQFSRAVKYPVTLIIQLINKQNSEQPRGGSSISSP from the coding sequence ttaatttagtggcaattgtgattctgtcccggggaaagtgcggactctccacctgcaccactcgctacctggtggccatggcaatggcagatctactgctcattattactgatgtcatactgtggcggcttagttattattatttcccggacTCTTTCCTgaccatcacccctgtgtgcagtgttatCATTGCCCTCCGTTATGAAGCCGCAGACTGTtcagtctggttcaccgtcactttctcctttgatcgatttgtggccatttgttgccagaagctgaaaactaaatattgcaccgagaaaacagcggctgtgattcttgcaacaacctgcattctgttcTGTTTACAAAACGTTGCCTACTACTTTACaaatgaacctggagagataatcaacAATGTACCGTGGGGATGTTATatgaagccaagctattatactgatcctggatggatgggatttgactggtttgatgtgAGTCTAACCCCagtgctcccattcgctttaattctgttgctcaacgctctgacagtcagacacattttagtggccagtcgagtccgtaagggactgatgggtcagagcaagggagagaatcgaagtgacccagagatggagagcagaaggaagtctgtgattttactcttcaccatttccggcaacttcatacttctgtggttgatgtATGTTATATATTTCTTCTCCTGTAATGTTGCAGGGAAAGATCTTGAGGATTACACTGATCCTTTCTATAACTTTGGACAGGTTGGATGGATGCTGCAGGttttgagttgctgcacaaacacatttatttatggggcaatGCAGTCCAAATTCAGGGAGCAGTTCAGTCgtgcagtgaaatatccagttacattaattattcaattaatcaataaacaaaACTCAGAGCAGCCCAGAGGTGGGTCAAGTATTTCTAGTCCATGA